In a genomic window of Allomeiothermus silvanus DSM 9946:
- a CDS encoding integrase core domain-containing protein: protein MQFTTVGREIWRGARQAQRLAEANASDPEVQERLRKLRLVKALRESKKSWKEIQDLVGISRATYHRWQKALKEKGLAGLKPRSRRPKHLRTKVHWTPGLLIRIETLRKENPTWGRWSIWLTLRKEGFQMSERTVGRILAYLEKHRRIESVAGYLARTQRGKLKRRVNRPYAKRKPRGYEARAPGDLVQVDTLTLTLGPGSMVKHFSAIDLHSRFVLAEVHSRATAKLSEGFLSLLLARAPFPIRAIQVDGGSEFMAEFEEACCALGIALFVLPPRSPKLNGHVERMQRTFKEEFYTRPLPTPLSELQAELDTYLDYYNRRRPHMALGGLAPLEFLAKMQEESVPQRVSNVLTDYKDLRLFRWIAILSSWHP from the coding sequence GTGCAGTTTACCACCGTTGGCCGAGAGATATGGAGAGGCGCTAGACAAGCACAGAGGCTGGCCGAGGCCAACGCAAGCGACCCAGAGGTCCAGGAACGTCTGCGCAAGCTCCGACTGGTCAAAGCCCTGCGTGAAAGTAAAAAGAGCTGGAAGGAGATCCAGGACCTGGTCGGGATCAGCCGGGCCACCTACCACCGCTGGCAAAAAGCCCTAAAAGAAAAGGGCCTGGCTGGACTCAAACCCCGCTCCCGCCGCCCTAAGCACCTGCGCACAAAGGTCCACTGGACCCCAGGGCTGCTCATTAGAATAGAAACTCTCCGCAAGGAAAACCCCACCTGGGGACGCTGGTCCATCTGGCTTACCCTCCGCAAGGAGGGTTTCCAGATGAGCGAACGCACGGTGGGGCGCATCCTGGCCTACCTGGAGAAGCACCGACGTATCGAGAGCGTGGCCGGCTACCTGGCCCGGACTCAAAGAGGGAAGCTAAAGCGAAGGGTAAACCGGCCCTACGCCAAAAGGAAGCCCCGAGGATACGAGGCCAGGGCTCCTGGGGACCTGGTCCAGGTGGACACCCTCACCCTGACCTTAGGACCGGGAAGCATGGTCAAGCACTTCTCGGCGATTGACCTCCATAGCCGGTTTGTCCTGGCGGAGGTGCACAGCCGGGCCACGGCTAAGCTTTCTGAGGGGTTCTTGTCCTTGCTTCTGGCCAGGGCCCCTTTTCCCATCCGGGCCATCCAGGTGGATGGGGGCAGCGAGTTCATGGCCGAGTTTGAGGAGGCCTGCTGTGCTCTGGGGATTGCCTTGTTTGTGCTACCGCCGAGGAGTCCTAAACTCAATGGTCACGTGGAGCGGATGCAGCGGACCTTCAAGGAGGAGTTCTACACCCGGCCTTTGCCCACCCCGCTCAGCGAGCTGCAGGCAGAGCTGGATACCTACCTGGACTACTACAACCGCCGAAGGCCTCACATGGCCCTGGGGGGTCTTGCTCCGCTGGAGTTTTTGGCTAAGATGCAAGAGGAGTCGGTTCCTCAAAGAGTCTCAAATGTGTTGACCGATTACAAGGACTTGCGACTTTTTAGGTGGATTGCTATACTGTCTTCTTGGCACCCGTAG
- the rplK gene encoding 50S ribosomal protein L11, with translation MKKINAIVKLQLPAGKATPAPPVGPALGQHGANIMEFVKQFNAATANMGDAIVPVEITIFSDRSFTFVTKTPPASYLIRKAAGIEKGSQKAGREKAGKITWEQCLAIAKQKMPDMNATDLEAAARMIAGSARSMGLEVTGVPHA, from the coding sequence ATGAAAAAGATCAACGCCATCGTCAAACTCCAGCTTCCAGCTGGGAAAGCTACACCCGCGCCGCCTGTCGGCCCGGCTTTGGGTCAGCACGGTGCGAACATCATGGAGTTCGTCAAGCAGTTCAACGCAGCTACGGCCAACATGGGCGATGCTATCGTGCCGGTGGAGATCACCATCTTCTCTGACCGTAGCTTTACCTTCGTCACGAAAACCCCACCTGCTTCGTACCTCATCCGCAAGGCTGCGGGGATCGAGAAAGGTAGCCAGAAAGCGGGTCGCGAGAAGGCTGGGAAAATCACTTGGGAGCAGTGTCTGGCGATCGCCAAACAAAAGATGCCCGATATGAACGCTACCGACCTCGAGGCGGCGGCCCGCATGATCGCCGGTTCGGCCCGCTCGATGGGCCTGGAAGTGACGGGGGTGCCCCATGCCTAA
- a CDS encoding acetamidase/formamidase family protein has translation MAVRLFKPDHYHHTLGSHPPVLTIQPGDTVITTCVDARGFDEHDQPVTPRGNPMTGPFFIEGAEPGDTLVIKLEHLRPNRRRGWSGVLLAPNVVEPTDAGRLAQAGGYFVWDWEVDAKAGTARLNHPASPLHGLVLELEPMLGCFGVAPEGNQAISTATSGPHGGNMDYRGFREGVTVYFPVFVPGALFFLGDGHALQGDGEICGTGIEVSMEVRFSVDLIKGQKIEWPRGENEEYIFTVGNARPLDQCVQHATSEMLRWLEQRGLDTTQASLLMGQGVRYDLGNVFDPAYTMVCKMPKRLLERLLGLQTS, from the coding sequence ATGGCCGTTCGCTTGTTTAAACCGGATCACTACCACCATACCCTAGGCTCTCACCCCCCGGTGCTGACTATTCAACCCGGCGATACTGTGATCACCACCTGTGTAGACGCTCGAGGCTTCGACGAGCACGACCAGCCTGTTACCCCGCGGGGCAACCCCATGACGGGTCCATTCTTCATCGAGGGAGCTGAGCCCGGCGACACCCTAGTGATAAAGCTGGAGCACCTGCGCCCTAACCGGCGGCGCGGCTGGTCTGGGGTGCTACTCGCTCCTAACGTGGTAGAGCCCACCGACGCGGGCAGGCTGGCCCAGGCCGGGGGATACTTCGTCTGGGACTGGGAGGTGGATGCCAAAGCTGGAACCGCCCGGCTCAACCACCCTGCAAGCCCCTTGCACGGCTTGGTACTAGAGCTCGAGCCTATGCTGGGCTGTTTCGGAGTGGCTCCCGAGGGTAATCAAGCCATCTCCACCGCTACTTCCGGCCCCCATGGCGGCAACATGGATTACCGAGGGTTTCGCGAAGGGGTCACGGTCTACTTCCCGGTGTTCGTTCCGGGGGCACTCTTTTTTCTTGGCGACGGGCATGCTTTGCAAGGCGACGGGGAAATTTGCGGGACCGGCATCGAGGTTTCCATGGAGGTGCGGTTCAGCGTGGACCTGATTAAAGGGCAGAAGATCGAGTGGCCGAGGGGCGAGAACGAAGAATATATCTTCACCGTGGGCAATGCCCGCCCGCTCGACCAGTGCGTGCAGCACGCCACTTCAGAGATGCTGCGCTGGCTCGAGCAGCGGGGTTTGGACACCACCCAAGCCTCCTTGCTGATGGGCCAGGGTGTGCGCTATGACTTGGGCAACGTCTTTGACCCGGCTTACACGATGGTATGCAAGATGCCAAAGAGGCTGCTCGAGCGCTTACTTGGGTTGCAGACGAGCTAG
- the kynA gene encoding tryptophan 2,3-dioxygenase: MKDEKVYQEAYTDFRHALSYGDYLSLETLLAAQKPLTEAHDEMLFIVIHHVQELWMKLLIHELKSAMKLLEQDIIDPALKMLTRVCRAQEQMAASWEVLKTMTPADYLEFRSSFGQASGFQSHQYRLIEFLLGNKNPFMMRPHQHHPQHYGLLEDALKAPSLYDLALQILAKRGLTVPREVLERDYAKPYEPHPAVLQAWLSVYRNTLEHWDLYYLAEKLIDVEDNFRRWRFNHLVTVERMIGHKRGSGGTAGVGYLKKVLEVVLFPELWQVRTEL; encoded by the coding sequence ATGAAAGACGAAAAGGTGTACCAGGAAGCCTACACCGACTTCCGCCACGCGCTCTCCTACGGGGATTACCTCTCCCTCGAGACCCTCCTCGCTGCGCAGAAGCCCCTCACCGAAGCCCATGACGAGATGCTCTTCATCGTCATTCACCACGTCCAGGAACTCTGGATGAAGCTCTTGATCCACGAGCTGAAGAGCGCGATGAAGCTCTTGGAGCAGGACATCATCGACCCGGCCCTCAAGATGCTGACCCGGGTCTGCCGCGCCCAGGAGCAGATGGCTGCCAGTTGGGAAGTGCTCAAGACCATGACCCCCGCTGACTACCTGGAGTTTCGCTCGAGCTTCGGGCAGGCCTCGGGGTTCCAGTCACACCAATACCGACTCATCGAGTTCCTGCTGGGCAACAAAAATCCCTTCATGATGCGCCCTCACCAGCACCACCCCCAGCACTACGGGCTCTTGGAGGATGCGCTCAAGGCCCCAAGCCTCTACGACCTCGCGCTGCAGATCCTGGCCAAGCGGGGCCTCACGGTCCCCAGGGAGGTCCTCGAGCGGGATTACGCGAAGCCGTATGAGCCCCATCCGGCGGTGCTCCAAGCCTGGCTCAGCGTGTACCGCAACACGCTCGAGCACTGGGATCTGTACTATTTGGCCGAGAAACTCATTGACGTAGAGGATAACTTCCGCCGATGGCGCTTTAATCACCTGGTCACCGTAGAGCGGATGATCGGCCACAAACGCGGGAGCGGGGGCACGGCGGGGGTGGGGTATCTAAAAAAGGTGCTTGAGGTGGTGCTATTCCCCGAGCTGTGGCAGGTACGCACCGAGTTGTGA
- a CDS encoding SDR family oxidoreductase yields the protein MSLEGKVAVVAGATRGCGRGIAVELGAAGTTVYCTGRSTRGNPSDLNRPESIEETAELVTKAGGIGIAVRVDHTQEDQVKALFERVRAEQNGRLDILVNDVWGGDPLVEWGKPFWELDVAQGWRLLERSVYSHILTSRYAVPLMVERDAGLIVEVTDGDGLHYRGNFFYDLVKTTVIRLAYAMAEEFKGKRINVNGEPDSTAANITAVALTPGFLRSEAMLDHFGVTEANWRDAIAKDPYYAESETPHYIGRAVVALACDPNVHQKAGKALATWHLSREYGFKDIDGRQPHWQEFFDRMQARKSSVE from the coding sequence ATGAGTCTCGAAGGCAAGGTGGCGGTGGTGGCGGGGGCAACCCGGGGCTGCGGGCGCGGAATAGCGGTCGAGTTGGGTGCGGCGGGAACAACCGTGTACTGTACGGGGCGCAGCACCCGCGGTAATCCCTCCGACCTGAACCGTCCGGAGAGCATCGAGGAGACTGCTGAACTCGTCACGAAGGCGGGCGGGATAGGGATCGCAGTGCGGGTGGACCACACCCAGGAAGATCAGGTCAAGGCCCTCTTCGAGCGCGTGCGGGCCGAGCAGAACGGGCGGCTCGACATCTTGGTGAACGACGTGTGGGGTGGAGATCCTCTGGTCGAATGGGGCAAGCCCTTTTGGGAGTTGGACGTGGCCCAGGGGTGGAGGCTCCTAGAGCGCTCGGTCTACAGCCATATCCTTACCAGCCGCTACGCCGTCCCGCTGATGGTCGAGCGCGACGCAGGGCTCATCGTCGAGGTCACCGATGGCGACGGGCTGCACTACCGGGGCAACTTCTTCTACGACCTCGTCAAGACTACCGTGATCCGGCTGGCCTACGCGATGGCGGAGGAGTTCAAGGGCAAACGCATCAACGTCAATGGCGAGCCCGACTCCACCGCCGCCAACATCACCGCGGTGGCCCTCACCCCCGGCTTCCTGCGCTCGGAAGCGATGTTGGATCACTTCGGCGTGACCGAGGCCAACTGGCGGGATGCCATTGCCAAAGACCCCTACTACGCCGAGTCGGAGACCCCCCACTACATCGGGCGGGCAGTGGTGGCGCTGGCCTGTGACCCCAACGTCCACCAAAAAGCCGGAAAGGCCCTGGCGACCTGGCACCTCTCGAGGGAGTACGGCTTCAAGGACATTGACGGCAGGCAACCCCACTGGCAGGAGTTCTTCGACCGGATGCAAGCGCGAAAGTCAAGCGTCGAATAA
- a CDS encoding xanthine dehydrogenase family protein molybdopterin-binding subunit: MSITLENKTHGRYIGQSVKRLEDGKFLTGKGTYLDDLALEGTLHVALVRSLYAHARIVGINTREALQVPGVVAVYTAADLPPLYAPGSGGRDARVVRHPVLAQGMVRYAGQPVAAVLATSRASAEDALGRVEVDYEALEAVVDPLVALEDRTPVHPQLGTNRALERKTSGGDVAAAFATAHKVVGARLVQQRLAPTPMEPRGVVAAWDGAHEALTIWSSTQMPHDLRSEVAEALGLAENQVRAVTPDVGGAFGAKINIYPEEILVAYLARVLAKPIKWVESRSESFVATIHGRAQVADLEMALDPEGKILGLRGRVVADLGAYILETTLGNAPGTLLMLQGPYAIPAIEVELVAVYTNATPTGAYRGAGRPEATYYLERLVDIAARELGMDPAELRLRNLIRGPFPYKTLTGAKYDSGAYPETLHKLLELADYKALRAEQARARAEGRLLGIGLTTYVEITGYGWDTGGVRINPDGSALVFTGTSPHGQGTGTGFAQIVAERLGIPLERIHIVQGDTLAIPYGMGTAGSRTLSVGGSAILNAAEKVAEKVKRIAAHLLEAAPEDITLTEAGWGVRGTDKAVSLEQVAQAAYNPRKLPADLEPGLEGQATFTLKEANYPFGAHLAVVEVSRETGEVRVLRYVALDDVGPLVNPRLVEGQQQGGVAQGLGQALYEGIRYDESGQSHSTSLLEYNLPRADQMVWVEAHHGDTRSPTNPLGVKGIGEAGAIGATPAVVNAVMDALGIKHLDMPLTPEKVWRALRQELGR; encoded by the coding sequence ATGTCTATCACCCTGGAAAACAAAACCCATGGCCGCTACATTGGCCAGTCGGTCAAGCGGCTCGAGGACGGAAAGTTCCTCACCGGGAAGGGAACCTACCTCGACGATTTGGCCCTCGAGGGCACGCTACACGTCGCGCTCGTACGTAGCCTCTATGCCCACGCCCGGATCGTAGGCATAAACACCCGTGAGGCCCTCCAGGTGCCCGGCGTGGTGGCGGTCTACACTGCCGCTGACCTACCCCCACTCTACGCCCCGGGCTCGGGGGGACGCGATGCCAGGGTGGTGCGGCATCCGGTGCTAGCCCAGGGCATGGTGCGCTACGCTGGACAACCCGTAGCGGCGGTGTTGGCGACCTCGCGGGCCTCGGCCGAAGACGCACTGGGGCGGGTAGAGGTGGACTATGAAGCCCTCGAGGCTGTAGTCGACCCGCTGGTGGCGCTCGAGGATCGTACCCCAGTCCATCCCCAACTCGGTACCAACCGCGCCCTAGAGCGCAAGACCTCGGGCGGGGACGTAGCGGCAGCCTTCGCCACGGCCCACAAGGTGGTAGGGGCGCGGCTGGTGCAACAGCGCCTGGCCCCTACCCCAATGGAACCGCGCGGTGTGGTAGCCGCCTGGGACGGAGCGCACGAGGCCCTCACGATATGGTCGAGCACCCAGATGCCCCACGACCTCAGGAGCGAGGTAGCCGAAGCGCTAGGCCTGGCAGAGAACCAGGTGCGGGCCGTGACCCCCGATGTAGGTGGGGCTTTTGGGGCTAAGATCAACATCTATCCCGAAGAGATACTGGTGGCCTACCTGGCCCGCGTCTTGGCAAAGCCGATCAAGTGGGTGGAAAGCCGCTCCGAGAGCTTCGTGGCGACCATCCACGGTCGAGCCCAAGTCGCGGACTTGGAGATGGCCCTAGACCCAGAGGGAAAAATCCTGGGCCTACGCGGCCGGGTGGTGGCCGACCTGGGAGCCTACATCCTGGAGACCACCCTGGGCAACGCCCCCGGCACCCTCCTCATGCTGCAAGGCCCCTACGCAATCCCGGCGATAGAGGTAGAACTGGTTGCGGTGTACACCAACGCCACCCCCACCGGGGCTTACCGGGGCGCGGGGCGGCCCGAGGCTACCTACTACCTCGAGCGGCTGGTAGACATCGCCGCCCGCGAGCTGGGAATGGATCCCGCCGAGCTGAGGCTCAGAAACCTGATCCGGGGGCCCTTCCCCTACAAGACCCTCACCGGCGCCAAATACGACAGCGGGGCCTACCCTGAGACCTTGCACAAGCTGCTCGAGCTGGCCGATTACAAAGCCCTGCGGGCCGAACAGGCCAGGGCACGGGCCGAGGGCCGCCTGCTGGGAATCGGGCTCACTACCTACGTAGAGATCACCGGTTACGGCTGGGACACCGGTGGGGTGCGCATCAACCCCGACGGCAGCGCCTTGGTCTTCACCGGCACCTCGCCCCATGGGCAGGGCACCGGCACCGGCTTCGCTCAGATCGTGGCCGAGCGGCTGGGTATCCCCTTGGAGCGGATTCACATCGTGCAGGGCGATACCCTGGCCATCCCCTACGGCATGGGCACCGCTGGCAGCCGCACGCTATCGGTAGGGGGCTCGGCCATTCTGAACGCGGCGGAGAAGGTGGCCGAGAAGGTGAAGCGCATCGCCGCCCACCTCTTGGAGGCTGCCCCCGAGGATATCACACTGACCGAGGCGGGCTGGGGGGTGCGCGGCACCGATAAGGCGGTGAGCCTCGAGCAGGTCGCGCAGGCCGCCTACAATCCCCGCAAGCTGCCTGCGGATCTAGAACCGGGGCTCGAGGGCCAGGCCACCTTCACCCTCAAGGAGGCCAACTATCCTTTCGGAGCGCACTTGGCCGTAGTCGAAGTGAGCCGGGAGACCGGAGAGGTACGGGTGCTGCGGTATGTCGCGCTCGACGATGTGGGGCCGCTGGTGAACCCGAGGCTCGTCGAAGGGCAACAGCAAGGCGGGGTGGCGCAGGGGCTTGGGCAGGCGCTTTACGAGGGCATCCGCTACGACGAAAGCGGGCAGAGCCACAGCACCAGCCTCCTTGAGTACAACCTCCCCCGCGCCGACCAAATGGTGTGGGTAGAGGCCCACCACGGCGATACCCGCTCCCCTACCAACCCGCTAGGCGTGAAGGGGATTGGCGAGGCGGGGGCCATCGGGGCCACCCCCGCGGTGGTCAACGCGGTGATGGACGCGCTGGGCATCAAGCACCTGGACATGCCGCTCACGCCGGAGAAAGTGTGGCGGGCACTGCGGCAGGAGTTGGGGCGATGA
- the rplJ gene encoding 50S ribosomal protein L10: MPSQRNIEHLEALTATLKGAEGSFFVVDYQGLEAGPTGKLRRALREKGGELIVAKNTLIRKALSNLGLPELEGLAGPSAVVIFKEPAAVAKALKEYAKTNDKGIPKLKSGLLSGQALDAKQVEALADLPSQTELRAELVGVLSATMSNFVGVLGGKAQEFVGILDAFVAKQEAA, translated from the coding sequence GTGCCTAGTCAGCGCAACATCGAACATCTCGAGGCGCTCACGGCGACCCTAAAGGGGGCCGAAGGCTCGTTCTTCGTGGTGGACTACCAAGGGCTCGAGGCGGGCCCCACCGGTAAGCTCCGTAGGGCGTTGCGGGAAAAGGGTGGCGAGCTAATCGTCGCCAAAAACACCCTGATCCGTAAAGCCCTGAGCAACCTGGGTTTGCCCGAGCTCGAGGGGCTGGCCGGACCTTCGGCGGTGGTGATCTTCAAAGAACCCGCTGCCGTGGCCAAGGCCCTCAAGGAGTACGCCAAGACGAACGATAAAGGCATCCCCAAGCTCAAGTCGGGGCTGCTCTCGGGACAGGCACTGGATGCCAAGCAGGTCGAAGCCTTGGCGGACCTCCCCAGCCAAACCGAGCTGCGCGCCGAACTGGTGGGCGTGCTCTCGGCCACCATGAGCAATTTCGTGGGCGTGCTGGGTGGGAAGGCCCAGGAATTCGTCGGCATTTTGGATGCTTTCGTCGCCAAACAGGAGGCGGCTTAA
- the rplA gene encoding 50S ribosomal protein L1, protein MPKHGKRYRALLEKIDPNKVYSIEEAAKLIPEIKSARFDETVEAHIKLGIDARKSDQNVRSTVALPHGTGRSVRVLAIAKGDKIIEARDAGADIAAGEEIIPEILAGRSDFDAVVATPDVMGAVGSKLGRVLGPRGLLPNPKAGTVGFNIAEIVREIKAGRIEFRNDKTGVVHAPIGKASFTPDKIAENLRAFIRAVEGAKPESAKGTFLRTVYITTTMGPSIRVNPHA, encoded by the coding sequence ATGCCTAAGCACGGTAAACGCTACCGCGCCTTGCTGGAGAAGATTGACCCCAACAAGGTCTACTCCATCGAGGAGGCCGCCAAGCTGATCCCTGAAATCAAGTCGGCTCGTTTCGACGAGACCGTCGAGGCCCACATCAAGCTCGGCATCGATGCCCGCAAATCCGACCAGAATGTGCGCTCTACCGTGGCTTTGCCCCACGGCACAGGCCGCAGCGTGCGGGTGTTGGCCATCGCCAAGGGGGACAAGATCATCGAGGCCCGCGACGCCGGAGCCGACATTGCCGCCGGGGAAGAGATCATCCCGGAGATCCTGGCGGGCCGCTCCGACTTCGATGCCGTAGTCGCCACCCCCGATGTGATGGGTGCGGTGGGTTCCAAGCTGGGCCGGGTGCTCGGCCCACGCGGCCTGCTGCCCAACCCCAAAGCCGGGACGGTAGGCTTCAATATCGCCGAGATCGTGCGCGAGATCAAAGCCGGTCGGATCGAGTTCCGCAACGACAAGACCGGGGTGGTCCACGCTCCCATCGGCAAGGCCAGCTTCACCCCGGACAAGATCGCCGAGAACTTGCGGGCTTTTATCCGGGCGGTGGAGGGGGCTAAACCCGAGAGCGCCAAGGGGACCTTCCTGCGCACCGTCTACATCACCACCACCATGGGCCCCTCGATCCGGGTAAACCCCCACGCCTAA
- a CDS encoding MoaD/ThiS family protein has product MIRVILPHHLQVLAGVGKEVKLEVAGQPTLCSVLDALEAAYPVLRGTIRDSSTKERRDLLRFFVCGEDWSHQSAEVPLPQAVTTGQEPLIVLGAIAGG; this is encoded by the coding sequence ATGATCCGGGTGATTCTGCCGCACCACCTGCAAGTCCTGGCCGGGGTAGGTAAAGAAGTGAAGCTCGAAGTAGCGGGCCAGCCGACACTATGCTCGGTGCTGGACGCTTTGGAAGCTGCTTACCCGGTGTTGCGCGGAACCATCCGGGACTCGAGCACCAAAGAACGCCGTGACCTCCTACGGTTTTTCGTTTGCGGGGAGGATTGGTCGCACCAGTCCGCGGAGGTTCCTTTGCCCCAAGCCGTCACTACAGGGCAAGAACCGCTGATCGTCCTCGGTGCGATCGCGGGGGGTTGA
- the rplL gene encoding 50S ribosomal protein L7/L12, with the protein MALDIAAIKQQLSNATVLELKQLIDELKEEWGVTAAAPVAVAAVPGAAAAAAPAVEEKTEFDVVLKEAGANKLNVIKEVRAITGLGLKEAKDLTEQGGVIKEGVSKEEAEKIKKQLEDAGAKVELK; encoded by the coding sequence ATGGCTTTGGATATCGCTGCGATCAAACAACAGCTCTCCAACGCAACCGTGTTGGAACTCAAGCAACTCATCGATGAACTCAAGGAGGAGTGGGGGGTAACCGCCGCCGCTCCGGTAGCCGTGGCTGCTGTCCCCGGCGCTGCCGCTGCTGCTGCTCCCGCTGTTGAGGAGAAGACCGAGTTTGACGTAGTCCTCAAGGAAGCTGGAGCCAACAAGCTCAACGTCATCAAGGAAGTCCGCGCCATTACCGGCTTGGGTCTCAAGGAAGCCAAGGACCTCACCGAGCAGGGTGGCGTGATCAAGGAAGGCGTCTCCAAGGAGGAGGCCGAGAAGATCAAGAAGCAGCTCGAGGACGCCGGTGCGAAGGTGGAGTTGAAGTAA
- a CDS encoding helix-turn-helix transcriptional regulator: protein MRADRLLSILLILQIRGRVTSRQLAERLEVSERTIHRDMEALTAAGVPVYAERGSRGGWRLLADYRTDLTGLKPGEVQALLVGQPNRLLEDLGLSRASEGAWIKLLASLPALYRREAESVRGRIYIEPRGAAEPVPHLPTLLEALWRNRKLHTIYRRNDGKISERLLDPLGLVAKGSTWYLVAWNGDDYRTYRVSRVQEARLSLEPAIRPPDFDLQSFWERSQTELKEQLPRYDVRVQVEQKALERFGLMGRWARLLRAAPVEEGWLEAQIRFEVEEDALAWVLSLGPKVRVLEPIGLRAKVIEAVRAILEACVSLRESSEGAE from the coding sequence ATGCGGGCCGACCGGCTGTTGTCCATCCTGTTGATCCTGCAGATTCGGGGGCGGGTTACCTCGAGACAGCTCGCCGAGCGCCTCGAGGTCTCCGAGCGCACCATCCACCGCGACATGGAAGCCCTCACCGCTGCCGGGGTGCCGGTGTACGCCGAGCGGGGTTCGCGGGGCGGCTGGCGGCTCCTAGCGGATTACCGCACCGACCTCACCGGGCTCAAACCCGGCGAGGTCCAAGCGCTGCTGGTGGGGCAGCCGAACCGTCTGCTCGAGGATCTGGGGCTCTCGAGGGCTTCTGAAGGGGCCTGGATCAAGCTGCTGGCGAGCCTGCCCGCCTTATACCGCCGCGAGGCCGAGTCGGTGCGGGGGCGAATCTACATCGAACCCAGGGGGGCCGCCGAGCCGGTCCCCCACCTGCCGACCCTGCTCGAGGCCCTCTGGCGAAACCGCAAGCTGCACACGATCTACCGACGCAACGACGGGAAAATCAGCGAACGCCTGCTCGACCCGCTGGGGCTGGTCGCCAAGGGGAGTACCTGGTATCTGGTGGCCTGGAACGGTGACGATTACCGCACTTACCGGGTCTCCCGCGTCCAGGAGGCCCGCCTGAGCCTCGAGCCTGCGATTCGACCCCCCGACTTTGATCTGCAAAGCTTTTGGGAGCGGTCGCAGACCGAACTCAAAGAGCAGTTGCCCCGCTATGACGTGCGGGTGCAGGTCGAGCAGAAGGCGCTTGAGCGCTTTGGCCTGATGGGCCGCTGGGCGCGGCTCCTGCGGGCCGCGCCGGTGGAGGAGGGCTGGCTCGAGGCGCAGATTCGCTTCGAGGTGGAGGAGGATGCCTTGGCTTGGGTGCTCAGTTTAGGGCCAAAAGTGAGGGTGCTGGAGCCTATAGGATTGCGGGCGAAGGTGATAGAGGCGGTTCGAGCGATCCTCGAAGCGTGTGTTTCGCTGCGCGAAAGCAGCGAGGGGGCAGAATAA
- a CDS encoding WD40/YVTN/BNR-like repeat-containing protein, which yields MANVRVLVGTRKGAFVLTSDGRRQSWQVSGPHFAGWEVYHLKGSPVNPDRIYASQSTGWFGQKIQRSDDGGKTWQAMEGEFTYQGVPGTHQWYDGTPHPWEFKRIWHLEPSLTDPDVVYAGAEDAALFRSDDGGRTWHELAGLRGHGSGPHWQPGAGGLCLHTIVLHPSDPKRIFVAISAAGSFRTDDGGQTWRPINRGLKSEYLPDGEAEVGHCVHRIALHPKRPDVLFMQKHWDVMRSDDAGENWYEVSGNLPSDFGFVVDVHAHEPDTVYVVPIKSDSEHYPPEGKLRVYRSRTGGNQWEALTQGLPQQDCYVNVLRDAMAVDSLDECGVYFGTTGGQVYASADGGDSWRAIVRDLPPVLSVEVQTFS from the coding sequence ATGGCGAATGTGCGGGTATTGGTGGGGACGCGGAAAGGTGCCTTCGTTTTGACTTCGGACGGCAGGCGCCAATCGTGGCAGGTCAGCGGCCCGCACTTCGCGGGTTGGGAGGTCTACCACCTGAAAGGCTCGCCGGTAAACCCTGACCGGATCTACGCCTCGCAGTCCACCGGGTGGTTCGGGCAGAAGATCCAGCGCTCCGACGACGGGGGAAAGACCTGGCAGGCGATGGAAGGGGAATTTACCTACCAGGGCGTTCCCGGCACCCACCAGTGGTACGACGGCACCCCGCATCCTTGGGAGTTCAAGCGGATATGGCACCTCGAGCCCTCCCTCACCGACCCCGACGTGGTCTACGCCGGGGCGGAGGACGCCGCTTTGTTCCGCTCCGATGACGGCGGGCGAACCTGGCACGAACTCGCGGGATTGCGCGGCCACGGCTCAGGCCCCCACTGGCAGCCCGGCGCGGGTGGGCTTTGCCTCCACACCATCGTGCTCCACCCCAGCGACCCTAAGCGCATCTTCGTCGCTATCTCTGCTGCGGGCTCTTTCCGCACCGACGACGGCGGACAGACCTGGCGGCCCATCAACCGGGGGCTGAAATCCGAATACCTCCCCGACGGGGAAGCCGAGGTAGGACACTGCGTCCACCGCATCGCCCTACACCCCAAGCGCCCCGATGTTTTGTTTATGCAAAAGCACTGGGACGTGATGCGAAGCGACGACGCAGGGGAAAACTGGTACGAGGTCAGCGGGAACCTTCCCAGCGATTTCGGCTTCGTGGTAGACGTGCACGCTCACGAACCCGACACGGTTTACGTGGTCCCCATCAAAAGCGACTCTGAGCACTACCCGCCCGAAGGGAAACTCCGGGTGTATCGCAGCCGCACCGGGGGGAACCAGTGGGAAGCGCTCACCCAGGGCCTACCCCAGCAGGATTGCTATGTAAACGTCCTGCGCGACGCGATGGCGGTAGATTCGTTAGACGAGTGCGGGGTGTACTTCGGCACCACCGGCGGACAGGTGTACGCCTCGGCGGACGGCGGGGATAGCTGGAGGGCAATCGTGCGTGACCTCCCTCCAGTACTTTCGGTGGAGGTACAGACCTTTTCATGA